CCCATCCAGATCAAGCTGCACGGCCTGGGCGCAGTGCCAGTGTGGTTTGTACGCTGGCCAGAACTGCAGGGCGCAGTTAAGGACGGAGTGCTGACCATCTCTGAATTGGAAGAGATGCAGTCGTTGCTGATCGGTTCTGCCGGCTTTTACAAGGAAACGTTGCATCCGACTGGTGGAGCACAGGTCCCCATGATCCAGTTCGTGGCTCATGGCATGTTGCAGGATGGGCGATCCTTCAAAGTGCATGCAACGTTAGCGTCGGTGGGTGCTACGAACGTACACATTACTTTCCGGTGAACGAGAAGACCGCTTGAAGCAGGGTCTGAGCAACACTGCCTGTGGGCGCGGGAACCTGCTGAGGTGGGCGGGGTGCTTTTTTTGCCGTTATTTGCACGGGCCGGCCAACGATTGCGTAGCCTGCCTGCGTTCTGGCTTCTGGCGCTGCTCAACCAGAGCCAGACTTTGCTTTCAGCGCAGCGTCCTCTGCTGCGAAGCAGGCCAGGTTAACGCGTGATTGGGTTTTGTGCGCCTTCAATCTGTTTTGACAATATCATCCAGCGTCAGATTGAGCGCGTTGGCAATTGCTGATAATACCTCTGTTGTTCCTGTGCGCTTCCCTGATTCAATTTGTGATAGATACGGTTTACTGATCCCTGCTGCCTCCGATAATTGCTGTTGGGTTAGCTCCCGATATTGACGCCAAACGCGAATAGGGTTTGCACCATCTAAGATGGCATATACGATTTCGCTGGGGATTGTTTCTTCTCCCTGTTCAATAGCTTCCAGAGTTGCATCATAATCGCGAACATCTCGCAGCATTTCAGCTTCTGCCGCCAAACGTAAATATTCTTTGTAGGGAATAACTGCCCATTCCGGATT
The Chloroflexota bacterium genome window above contains:
- a CDS encoding helix-turn-helix domain-containing protein → MYKIVFTRQVYKSLRRIPRDVVNRMRKRLDQIAEDPYAQYANVTKLQNRPGYRLRVGDWRVIYAVQEDELIILVLKDIGAESWFSWRYLPMNVQIIKRDGNPEWAVIPYKEYLRLAAEAEMLRDVRDYDATLEAIEQGEETIPSEIVYAILDGANPIRVWRQYRELTQQQLSEAAGISKPYLSQIESGKRTGTTEVLSAIANALNLTLDDIVKTD